The nucleotide sequence AATGCATAAAAGAAACCAGCATAAGCCCATTCTTTAAGAGTCCTGAAATTTGGATTCCAAAGTGCAAACAGTCCTAATAGCTTTGCAACTGCATATGGATAAATAATATACGTTGGATATCCAAAATCATTAAACATAATTGCTACTTCATCATGGTTGAAAAAGTACATACTAACTGAAAATAGCATTAAAAGGGTTAACAATCCTGTTGCTATGTAATAAATAATTTTATCTCTTTTCATTTTAAGTTGTTTTTATTTGATGCAAATATACAAAATAAAATTAATATATTCCATGGAATATATTTCCGTGTAATATATAAATACAAATTCAATCTTTTATAGCATCGAGTTCTTTCGTACTTTAGCATCAAACAAAGAATTAATGGACATTAACTTCAATAAAAACGAAGATCATAATAAACTTTTAGTATCAGATTTAAGAAAACGCTTCGCTCAAGTTAAGCTTGGTGGTGGAAAAAATCGAATAGAAAAACATCATGCTAAAGGTAAAATGACAGCACGAGAACGCATCGATTACCTATTGGATTCCAAAGCAAATAGTATAGAAATTGGAGCGTTTGCTGGGGACGAAATGTATAAAGAACATGGAGGTTGTCCATCTGGAGGTGTTGTAGTTAAAATTGGTTATGTTAAAGGAAAGCAATGTATTGTCGTCGCTAACGATGCAACAGTTAAAGCTGGCGCTTGGTTCCCAATTACTGGAAAAAAGAACTTACGTGCTCAGGAAATTTCGATTGAAAATAGATTACCTATAATTTATCTTGTAGATTCTGCTGGTGTGTATTTACCTATGCAAGATGAGATTTTTCCAGACAAAGAGCATTTTGGGCGCATTTTTAGAAACAATGCTGTGATGAGCAGTATGGGAATAACCCAAATAGCTGCGG is from Pontimicrobium sp. SW4 and encodes:
- a CDS encoding DoxX family protein; its protein translation is MKRDKIIYYIATGLLTLLMLFSVSMYFFNHDEVAIMFNDFGYPTYIIYPYAVAKLLGLFALWNPNFRTLKEWAYAGFFYAFILAFFAHYMIGDGEQGGALMALVLLVISYIFNKRISK